Genomic segment of Denticeps clupeoides chromosome 13, fDenClu1.1, whole genome shotgun sequence:
TATTTAAATTAGTGTGGGTGGACAGATTCATTCTCATAGCACACagcaatttttaaaattataatcCAATgatctttttcagtttttggaACCTTGTGAAATTTGATAATTCAGTGTTttgatatttgtaataaaaatcaGTTAATGTTGATCCGCACAAATATAATTAAAACTAATGGATATCAGTACTATAGGTTAGTTTAAATTCACAGACTGTGTAGCTGCTGCAGCGTTACCTTGGTAGAACGTGTTTTGCTGAAGACGTTCCAAAAGCGCAGAGTCTCATCTCCAGCTCCCGTCACAATGGCCTCCCCATCAGGAGACATCGCCTCGAAACACAGGGAACGGTAAGACCACAAACTTTCGCATTAAATGAAAGGCAAAGCTGCAAGTGAAGCAACGTACCAGGTACAGAACTCTGTAGGAGTGTCCGGTCAGCTTGGCTACTTGAGTGAGTGAAGGGTACTTCCACACTAAGATCTGGTTTTGAGAGTAGCCATGTGTGCTTACcttacaaaaagaaaaccacacCCTCTCCATCAGTCTACTGTCATCCACTCAATGCATATTATCTTCATCCTGAGAGAACATACCAGCTCGTTGGCGTGCTTGGACCATGCCAGGTTGCACACTTGGGAACTGGTGTCCACACACTGCAGGGGCTGGGCCGTAAGCGTGTTCCAGAAGCGGATGCAGCGGTCGGCCGTGCCTCCGCCCGAAGCCAGAAGTCCGTGCTGGTGAGGTGACCAGGCGATGGCCTTCACCGCAGCCAGGTGTTCTGTGTATTGCTGCACGGGCAGCATGCTCGAGTGGTTCCACACCAGCAGCTACAGGGAGCGAAATAAAGGATTTGAAGCAGTCCAACCTCAATTCAATCTCGATATTTTCACTCCAATACCAGGAACATATCACTGATTACTACTGCTAAAAAAGTCAAAATAATTACATAGTGATGTAATTTGTCATTGACTGGACAATTCTATGAGCTATCCAGCATGATATACTGATATTAagtgtatataaaaatgtaatacattccTGTGAAAATGCCAGAGTATAATAAACTGTACTCTGCAGACTGAAGCCCAgtagatggggaaaaaaagtggaagtgaagtgattgtcattgagaaacactgcagcacagcacacggtgacacaacgaaatgtgtcctctgcatttaaatattacccttagtgagcactgggcagccatgacaggtgtcctaGTAGTGGTCACATGGTTCCACGGTCACATGATTCAGCACCATAAACATCTTAACTGTTAAGCAGTTGTATCTCACCTTGTTGTCATTCCCTCCAGAGGCGAGCAGTTGGTGGTCCGTGCTCCACTTAAGGCCACAGACCTCCTGCCGATGGCCCTGAAGCCGTCGCTCTGACTGCAGTGGGGGCGTGCGGACATCCCTCTGCAGGATCATGCGGTCCCGACTGCCAGAGGACAACTGGTCTGCATTCCAGGCAAGAGCTCCTACAAACAAGAGATGTAATTTAACGGTGAGAACGAGACCTATGAACAAAATGGAAGTCGAACGTGGCTGTGCAATATGTTCTGAGGCCCACCAACTCTTGCTGTATGGCCCTCCAAGGCAAAAAGCTTCTTGCCAGCAGCTGCATCCCATATTTGCACAAAGCCTTTGTGAGTTCCTACAGCCACCAGATTACCCTTGGGaagataaataaattacaattcTGAATTATGCCACTCTGACGTTTAACCATATTTAACCATAAAGGGTACAAACTCACTCTTTCTGACCAGCCGACAGATGTGACGGAATCCCCTTCCACAGACAAGTCACACAGGCGTGTTACCTGCACACAAAATCCCAAAATCAGAAGAGCAAGCTACAGAAACGGCAAAATGGTCAGGCAATTACCTGGCTAGTGCACGCACTCCACAGATAAACACACGTTCCAAGTCCAACACTGAGCACGTTCAGAGAAGACCAGTCAACAAGGTTGAGGTAGAAATCATCCTGGAGCTCAGGCGCATCTAGCACTTTGAAAGGGATCTTGGAGATTTTGCGCGTGGGTTTCCTCGGTGACCGTAACAACTTCTGGCTGTGAAGAGAGCAGTGGTGCGAAAGGTCACGTAACCACATGGTAGGCAGGGCACCTGAAGCCCAGCCAGAAATGATCAGTTTACCTCTTGCTACTAACAGGTGACAGGGAGTATGGGGACACGCTGTTGTCATCTTCGGGTGAGGAGCGCTTAGCACTAACAGAGTACTGTGTGTAAAAAGAGGGATTTgagtaaagcaggaaagagtCTCGGTGCAGGTTAAACAGCGAGAAAGCACCAGATTCTTACACTGAACAGCCGTCTCCTCTCAGGAGTGGAAGGCTGGAGCCGCCTGTCTTCTGTCTGGGGGTCTTGGACCTTCTCAATGCCCGCCCCCAGCAGCTCATTCTTTAGCAGGGCAGAGTAGGCCAACCCGTCCGCTTTTGAGGTCAATCACGGTCCAAGAAAAGGAGGTGCACAGACATCCACGGGTTTAAACAATCAAACAGGGATTAATATAATTGTCTTATAGTCAAAAATGAAAGTCTCTTTAACctttgctgctgctgtctgaTGTTGCgtcttttgtttttctggtcTGGCTTGGGGACTTATCGTTCTCCTGAGAGCAAAATTCAATATTAAATTAACACCATTACTCACAGTTACAGATTATATCTATGAACAGtatgattagattagattaaaaaaacaatactaaaAACTTCCATTTAAATTACACCAGACTGACCCTATACTGCTGCTATATCCCTTTTTTTAacactgcattttattttatgaacattATTT
This window contains:
- the fzr1a gene encoding fizzy/cell division cycle 20 related 1a, which encodes MDQDYERRLLRQIHFQNENSSPLNLTPTKSPLSSPLSSPSKHGDRFIPSRAGANWSINFHRINENDKSPSQTRKTKDATSDSSSKADGLAYSALLKNELLGAGIEKVQDPQTEDRRLQPSTPERRRLFSYSVSAKRSSPEDDNSVSPYSLSPVSSKSQKLLRSPRKPTRKISKIPFKVLDAPELQDDFYLNLVDWSSLNVLSVGLGTCVYLWSACTSQVTRLCDLSVEGDSVTSVGWSERGNLVAVGTHKGFVQIWDAAAGKKLFALEGHTARVGALAWNADQLSSGSRDRMILQRDVRTPPLQSERRLQGHRQEVCGLKWSTDHQLLASGGNDNKLLVWNHSSMLPVQQYTEHLAAVKAIAWSPHQHGLLASGGGTADRCIRFWNTLTAQPLQCVDTSSQVCNLAWSKHANELVSTHGYSQNQILVWKYPSLTQVAKLTGHSYRVLYLAMSPDGEAIVTGAGDETLRFWNVFSKTRSTKESVSVLNLFTRIR